A genome region from Staphylococcus capitis subsp. capitis includes the following:
- a CDS encoding phosphatase PAP2 family protein codes for MNRWTRISLLIVFTLVFGIIAFFHESRLGKWIDNEVYDFIYASESFITTSIMLGATKIGEVWAMLCLSLTLVAYLMLKRYQIETLFFAIAMGLSSILNPVLKNIFDRERPTLLRLIDISGFSFPSGHAMGATSYFGSIIYILNRHDSGISKGVLIGLSALFILLISTSRVYLGVHYPTDIIAGIIGGAFCIVLSTLILKKQLAI; via the coding sequence ATGAACCGTTGGACGCGCATTTCATTACTCATTGTTTTCACACTCGTTTTTGGGATAATCGCATTTTTCCATGAATCTCGTCTAGGAAAGTGGATTGATAATGAGGTTTATGATTTTATTTATGCATCAGAGAGTTTTATCACTACATCAATTATGCTAGGTGCGACTAAAATTGGTGAAGTTTGGGCCATGTTATGTCTATCACTCACACTTGTAGCATATTTAATGTTAAAACGTTATCAAATTGAAACATTATTCTTTGCTATAGCAATGGGTCTTTCAAGCATACTTAATCCTGTCCTTAAAAATATTTTCGACAGAGAACGTCCAACACTCCTACGTTTAATTGATATTTCTGGATTTAGCTTTCCTAGTGGACACGCAATGGGCGCAACCTCTTACTTTGGAAGCATCATTTACATTTTAAATCGCCATGATTCAGGTATTTCTAAAGGTGTTTTAATAGGATTAAGTGCATTATTCATATTATTAATTTCAACATCAAGAGTCTATTTAGGCGTTCATTATCCTACTGATATTATTGCAGGTATTATTGGTGGCGCCTTTTGTATTGTACTATCGACACTTATCCTAAAGAAACAACTCGCCATATAA